The window AAATTCACAAACGTGACCATCAGCGGGCCAAGTGCGCATAGAAGCATGGCAAGAATAGGAGACATAGCGGGGCCTGTTTATTACTACATTGGTCTGACCTTAACGTCCAAATATGGTAATATTGCGTTAAGGACACGCCAGCTTCGGGCCAATGTTTGCCTTAGCTTTTGCTCAAAATGCCCTGATCCAGCCGGATCTGCCGGTCCATTCGTGCTGCAAGCTCAAGGTTATGCGTAGCGATAAGCGCAGATAAACCTGTGCTGCGCACCAAGGCCATGAGCGCAGCAAAGACCGTCTCGGAGGTTTCCGGATCAAGATTGCCGGTCGGTTCGTCTGCCAGCAGCAGCTTGGGGCTATTGGCAAGGGCGCGACAGAACGCAACGCGCTGTTGCTCGCCGCCTGACAGGGCGGCGGGACGGTGCTCCGCCCTTGCCGCAACGCCAACCTGATCAAGCAGCTCCATCGCACGGGTCAACGCGGCAGCACGGGAAACACCGTTGGCCAGCTGCGGGAGAACGATGTTTTCTGCGGCAGAAAACTCCGGCAACAGGTGATGGAACTGATAGATGAACCCCACATCGCTACGGCGCACCCCAGTCCGTGTGCCATCGCGCTTTCCCGTCATATCGGTGCCGCCAATCTCAACAGTACCAGCGTCGGGCGTATCGAGCAGACCGGCGATATGCAGCAGGGTTGATTTACCGGCACCTGATGGCGCAACCAGCGCCACAACCTCGCCGCGCGCAAGTTCAACATCAATGCCGCGCAGTACGGTGACTTCGTTCGGTTTACCGTGGTTGTAACCTTTTGTTATGCCAGACAGTCGCAGGACAGGATCACTCATAACGCAGCGCCTCAACAGGGTTCATCCGCGCCGCACGCCGCGCAGGAAAGATCGTTACAATAAAGGATAGGCCAAGCGACAGACCAACTGCCGACAGTACATCGCCCAATTCAAGCTTGGCTGGCAGGAAATATATCCCCCTGATCGAAGGGTCCCATGCGTTGCCCCCCGAAAGCCAGTTCACCATGCCAAATATCTGGTCCACATATAGCGCAAAAAGACAGCCAAGGATGACACCCAACACCGTGCCAATAATGCCGGTGAACGCCCCGCAGATGAAAAACACCCGTAAGACCGAGCCCTCAGACAGACCCATTGTGCGCAAGATGCCAATATCGCGGCCCTTGTTCTTGACCAGCATGATAAGGCCCGAAACGATGTTCATTGCTGCGATCAGCACCAGTACTGAAAGAATCACGAACATCACGTTATCTTCGATATCCAGCGCATTCAAAAACCCCGAAGACGCCTCGCGCCATGTCCAGATCAGCGCGGTATCACCGGCAGCGGCAAGGATGTCCGCGCTTAGATCGTCCACGTTATCAGGATCGGAGACCATGACCTCCAACTCGTTCACAGCCCCCTCGGCGTTGAAATAGCTCTGTGCCTCAGACAGTGGCAGGTAGGCGCGGGTCCGGTCGATATCATAGCGCCCGGCGGTAAAGATGTAGGTCACCTCATAGGCGTTGACGCGCGGCGACGTACCAAAGGCGGTCTTGACCCCGTCAGGTGAGATCAAACGGATCAGGTCCCCCACTTGCGCATTCAGACTGCGCGCGATGCCAGAGCCGATTGCAATGCCTTCGTTGAAGCGGCCGATATCTCCCTGTGCGGTTTGCGGGTTGGCGATGCGTGGAATAGTGGCAAGATTTTCGGCGGTAATGCCGTAGACTTCCATGCCGGCATTGTTGCCCTGAAAAGTCGCCATGACCTGCCCCCGCACGATCGGAGCCACGCGGGTTACACCATCCACCGTAGCAACCTGTGCCGCAAGCGCATCATAATCGCGAATGTTGCGATCCACCGCCCCGTTGGGCTGCATCACGCCCATTTCATAGACCGTGACATGGGCATTGGCGCCCAAAATGGTATCGACAAACTCCGCACGAAATCCGGCGCGTACGGCAAGCGTTGCGATCAGCGCAAATACCGCCAGCGTGATCCCGATCAAACTGATCCATGTCATCACGCTTACCCCGCCCTCGGCGCGGCGCGCACGCAGATAGCGCCAGGCGATCATCCATTCAAACGGGGCAAAGGGAGGGGTACTGGAGGCCATTGTGGTCCTTGCTCGAAACTGGGGCGTTTTTCATTTTTCGCGCAAGGTGAGGCTTTGTGTGGGCAGGGTCAAGGCTTTGACACAGTGGAACAGGCCTGTCTGCGCAAAGGACTGCCCGTCAGGATTGGAGGGCTTTTGCAGATCGACGGGTTCATGGCTTCAATCCTGATCAGCGAAAGACGTATCAGGCCACCCGTCTGCGACGAAATGGCAGGCGTAACACCCCCAGCACCAGTGTCAGGGCAAAGCCGCCCAGAACAAACCCCACACCGGCAAAGGTGAGACCGGCAAAGTTCATCGGAACCGCAGGCTGAAAGGCACGCCATGCCGCCTGCGCGATTTCTTGATCAGTAAAGCGCGCGGCGTTGTAGGCGCGCATAAACGGCCCCTGCCCCTCAAGAGCCATCAGATCGCTGCTGAGCCGTTCGTATCGGGTAATGGATCGCCGCATATCAGCGCCACGCCGCTCAAGAAACGCGGTGCCTTGCATCTGGGCCAACGCCTCTTCACGGCTTAGGTCAGAAGCGGCTGCGGAGTTGTCAAAATCTGCAACGACCTGTTCCAGCGCATCCACTGCTCCGCCAAGCCGCTGCATGTACTGTTGCGAAAATTCAGGGAACTGCGATGTCGCTGCCGCGCCGACAAGCCCGCCAGCCAAAGTGATACTGCGCAAGATCATAGTCGGTACACCACCTAGATTAATACCGCGCCAAACGGGCACATCTTGCACCATTCGGCGCAGGCATAACAGCCTACGTTCCCCTCAGTATCATCGAAACTGGCCACTGCCACCCTTGAAGGCAAGCCTTACCATCCAAAACGCCAGAATTAGCAACAAAGCGCTTGCTCAATCGCAGTTAGTGATCACGATTTTTTCCAAAGCAGGCAAAGCTTTCACAGTTCCCAGCCATGGCAACAGACTACTTTGGCGTCAACCGGAGCAATCGCCCCTCAGAATTGTCCAAAATCAGAATGGCCCCATCGCGGTCAATCTCCACATCCCGCACACGAAAGTCGCCAGCCAGAAAACGTTCTTCTCCTACGACACGGTCCCCTTCCAGCGCCAGCCGTACCAGCCCCCCGGGGTTCAGCGATGCAGCAAGAACATTGCCTTGCCAACCGTCGAACATAGTACCGTCATAGAACGTGAATCCACCCGGCGCGATCACCGGATCCCAATAGTATTGCGGTTCAAGAAATCCCTCACGCCAGGCCGCCCCACTGCCAACAGGCGACCCGTTGTAGTTCACGCCATAACTCACCACTGGCCAGCCATAGTTGCCCCCGGCGGAAATCTTGTTCAATTCATCCCCGCCCGCAGGACCATGTTCAAGCGTCCAGAGGCTCCCATCCGAAGGGCGCACCGCTGCCCCTTGGACATTGCGGTGTCCAAGGCTCCAGACTTCGCTGTCAAATGGGTTATCTTTTGTTACCCCGCCCTCGGGATTGATGCGCAGTACCTTGCCATAGGTCTTGTCCAGGTCTTGCGCGAATTGCCGTTCGCGCGTGCTGAAATGTTCACCTGTCGTGATATAAAGCTGCCCACCAAAAGGCACCACACGGGAGCCAAAGTGCATCGCATTCGGCGACGGAGGATCTTGTACAAATACATCACGCACGTCGCTAAGCATTGTACCATCCGCACTCAAAACGCCGCGCGCAGCTGCCGTGGCAGATAACCCGCCGCCCATCGGCTTTGCATATGTCAGAAAAACCACACGGCTGGTTTCGAAATCCTCGGCCAACGCCACGTCCAACAA is drawn from Sulfitobacter sp. S223 and contains these coding sequences:
- a CDS encoding lipoprotein-releasing ABC transporter permease subunit, translated to MASSTPPFAPFEWMIAWRYLRARRAEGGVSVMTWISLIGITLAVFALIATLAVRAGFRAEFVDTILGANAHVTVYEMGVMQPNGAVDRNIRDYDALAAQVATVDGVTRVAPIVRGQVMATFQGNNAGMEVYGITAENLATIPRIANPQTAQGDIGRFNEGIAIGSGIARSLNAQVGDLIRLISPDGVKTAFGTSPRVNAYEVTYIFTAGRYDIDRTRAYLPLSEAQSYFNAEGAVNELEVMVSDPDNVDDLSADILAAAGDTALIWTWREASSGFLNALDIEDNVMFVILSVLVLIAAMNIVSGLIMLVKNKGRDIGILRTMGLSEGSVLRVFFICGAFTGIIGTVLGVILGCLFALYVDQIFGMVNWLSGGNAWDPSIRGIYFLPAKLELGDVLSAVGLSLGLSFIVTIFPARRAARMNPVEALRYE
- a CDS encoding PQQ-dependent sugar dehydrogenase, producing MGKLLTFLMAMGLVTGASAQGVEQGSKNAPQFSPAWPTQTRAPALKSGVSLQIEVLADGLETPWGVAVLPEGGYLVTERSGALRLVQDGTVGVPVRGVPEVLAQRQGGLLDVALAEDFETSRVVFLTYAKPMGGGLSATAAARGVLSADGTMLSDVRDVFVQDPPSPNAMHFGSRVVPFGGQLYITTGEHFSTRERQFAQDLDKTYGKVLRINPEGGVTKDNPFDSEVWSLGHRNVQGAAVRPSDGSLWTLEHGPAGGDELNKISAGGNYGWPVVSYGVNYNGSPVGSGAAWREGFLEPQYYWDPVIAPGGFTFYDGTMFDGWQGNVLAASLNPGGLVRLALEGDRVVGEERFLAGDFRVRDVEIDRDGAILILDNSEGRLLRLTPK
- a CDS encoding ABC transporter ATP-binding protein, translating into MSDPVLRLSGITKGYNHGKPNEVTVLRGIDVELARGEVVALVAPSGAGKSTLLHIAGLLDTPDAGTVEIGGTDMTGKRDGTRTGVRRSDVGFIYQFHHLLPEFSAAENIVLPQLANGVSRAAALTRAMELLDQVGVAARAEHRPAALSGGEQQRVAFCRALANSPKLLLADEPTGNLDPETSETVFAALMALVRSTGLSALIATHNLELAARMDRQIRLDQGILSKS
- a CDS encoding DUF2937 family protein gives rise to the protein MILRSITLAGGLVGAAATSQFPEFSQQYMQRLGGAVDALEQVVADFDNSAAASDLSREEALAQMQGTAFLERRGADMRRSITRYERLSSDLMALEGQGPFMRAYNAARFTDQEIAQAAWRAFQPAVPMNFAGLTFAGVGFVLGGFALTLVLGVLRLPFRRRRVA